A DNA window from Helianthus annuus cultivar XRQ/B chromosome 15, HanXRQr2.0-SUNRISE, whole genome shotgun sequence contains the following coding sequences:
- the LOC110913255 gene encoding dicarboxylate transporter 2.1, chloroplastic: MSNPSTPTHLPPKMEIRTPSPEMEIRTPSPEIHTPSPEIVNPSPPETVIHIPTGTQSPRPHRLVRVITAMPTRLAFSVAIGLVVYLAIPKPTEVSKQAWRLFAIFLTTVAGLILGPLPVGAWTFICLMITVITKTLTVKNALSGFTNDIVWLIVLSFFFSRGFVKTGYFVKWLGKSTLGLAYGLAIGEAIISLAMSSSTARAGGIFLPVINSLAIASGSSPHDGSARKLGAYLIQSQLQFRSLTGVWFISGRIWVKSVTNMKLDTGQQKS, encoded by the exons ATGTCAAATCCTTCTACACCAACTCATTTGCCGCCGAAGATGGAGATACGCACGCCTTCGCCGGAGATGGAGATACGCACGCCTTCGCCGGAGATACACACGCCTTCGCCGGAGATAGTCAACCCTTCGCCGCCGGAAACTGTCATACACATTCCCACCGGCACCCAGTCCCCCCGACCCCATCGCTTGGTGAGAGTAATCACTGCCATGCCAACCCGACTAGCCTTCTCAGTGGCCATTGGGCTCGTTGTCTACTTAGCCATCCCGAAACCCACAGAGGTTTCGAAACAAGCATGGCGGCTGTTCGCCATCTTCCTGACCACCGTTGCCGGGCTTATACTCGGGCCTTTACCTGTTGGTGCATGGACGTTCATCTGTTTGATGATCACCGTGATCACCAAAACCCTGACCGTCAAAAACGCTCTTTCAGGGTTTACGAACGACATTGTATGGCTGATCGTTCTCTCCTTCTTCTTCAGCAGAGGGTTCGTGAAAACCGGTTACTTCGTAAAATGGCTTGGCAAAAGCACTTTGGGTTTGGCGTATGGGCTGGCGATCGGAGAAGCTATAATTTCGCTAGCGATGTCAAGTTCCACCGCAAGGGCTGGTGGCATATTTTTGCCCGTTATCAATTCGTTGGCCATCGCCAGTGGGAGTAGTCCTCATGACGGTTCTGCTCGTAAACTTGGCGCATATTTAATTCAGTCTCAATTACAG TTCCGGTCTCTTACAGGTGTGTGGTTTATTTCGGGTcgaatatgggtcaagtcggttACAAATATGAAACTAGATACGGGTCAGCAGAAGTCTTGA